A section of the Virgibacillus sp. NKC19-3 genome encodes:
- the purM gene encoding phosphoribosylformylglycinamidine cyclo-ligase produces MSDVYKDAGVDVDKGYVAVERMKKHIGQTTRPEVLGGIGDFAGLFELTSFSYKEPVLVSGTDGVGTKLKMAFELEKHDTVGIDLVAMCVNDIVAQGASPLFFLDYIACGKNDPQMLETIVAGISAGCVTAGAALIGGETAEMPGMYSECEYDLAGFTVGIAEKSKLITGKSIQAGDVVIGLPSSGIHSNGYSLVRKIVAELDLSQTHAGLSETLGDALLTPTKIYAKPVSAVLDKHMIKGISHITGGGFYENFPRMLPDGLGVALDPTKWEIPAIFPFLQEAGGITDKAMYGIFNMGIGMALIVEEKYADQILLTLQENGEKASIIGSVVANEGVHFTSCLT; encoded by the coding sequence ATGTCAGATGTCTATAAAGATGCTGGAGTAGATGTAGATAAGGGATACGTCGCGGTCGAACGGATGAAAAAGCATATTGGTCAAACAACTCGCCCTGAAGTGTTGGGGGGAATAGGGGATTTTGCTGGGTTATTTGAATTAACATCCTTTTCTTATAAAGAACCAGTGCTCGTGTCCGGGACAGATGGTGTCGGTACCAAGCTGAAAATGGCGTTTGAATTAGAAAAACATGATACGGTAGGCATCGATTTGGTCGCCATGTGTGTTAATGACATTGTTGCACAAGGGGCCAGTCCACTATTTTTTCTGGATTATATTGCTTGTGGGAAAAATGATCCACAAATGCTGGAAACCATTGTCGCAGGAATCTCCGCAGGGTGCGTTACTGCAGGGGCTGCGTTAATTGGTGGAGAAACGGCCGAGATGCCAGGCATGTACAGCGAATGTGAATATGATCTTGCCGGATTTACGGTCGGCATTGCTGAAAAATCGAAGCTGATCACAGGGAAATCGATTCAGGCCGGAGATGTTGTCATTGGTCTTCCATCAAGTGGAATTCATTCGAATGGCTACTCCCTTGTTCGTAAAATTGTAGCGGAGCTTGATTTATCTCAAACTCATGCAGGTTTGTCTGAGACACTTGGTGATGCCTTGCTTACGCCAACGAAAATTTATGCGAAACCGGTATCTGCTGTTCTGGATAAGCATATGATTAAAGGTATTTCTCATATAACTGGTGGAGGGTTTTATGAAAATTTCCCCCGAATGCTCCCTGATGGATTAGGTGTAGCGCTTGATCCAACAAAATGGGAAATACCTGCGATTTTCCCATTTTTACAGGAGGCAGGCGGTATTACGGATAAAGCGATGTATGGGATTTTCAATATGGGGATCGGTATGGCATTGATTGTTGAGGAAAAATATGCGGATCAGATCCTATTGACACTACAGGAAAATGGCGAAAAAGCATCGATTATTGGTAGTGTCGTTGCAAATGAAGGGGTGCATTTTACATCATGCCTAACGTAA
- the purN gene encoding phosphoribosylglycinamide formyltransferase produces the protein MPNVKAAVFASGTGSNFQAMIEADLACDIVLLVCDKPGAAVLDRAGLSGVSTFVFDPRAFTSKAEYEAKIIEKLYETGVTWIFLAGYMRIIGATLLEAFEGKIINIHPSLLPAFPGKDAIKAAYNAGVGKTGVSVHFIDEGMDTGPVIAQESVKIFPNDTIQTLQVRLQQLEHRLYPRVINQLILSK, from the coding sequence ATGCCTAACGTAAAAGCGGCCGTTTTTGCTTCAGGTACCGGGAGTAATTTTCAGGCAATGATAGAGGCAGATCTTGCCTGTGATATCGTGTTGCTTGTCTGTGATAAACCAGGCGCAGCTGTACTTGACAGGGCCGGGCTAAGCGGCGTATCGACTTTTGTTTTTGATCCAAGGGCATTTACATCAAAAGCGGAGTATGAAGCAAAAATCATTGAAAAGCTGTATGAGACCGGTGTGACGTGGATTTTTCTCGCTGGGTATATGCGGATTATCGGCGCAACATTACTAGAGGCATTTGAAGGAAAAATCATTAATATTCATCCGTCCCTACTTCCGGCTTTTCCTGGGAAGGATGCGATTAAGGCTGCGTATAATGCAGGTGTGGGAAAAACAGGTGTATCTGTACATTTTATTGATGAAGGTATGGATACAGGGCCGGTTATAGCGCAAGAATCTGTGAAGATTTTTCCAAATGATACGATACAAACGCTACAAGTACGCTTGCAGC
- the purF gene encoding amidophosphoribosyltransferase gives MFGIWGHEQAAEITYYGLHALQHRGQEGAGIVVSDGETLKLHRDLGLVNDVFKRTSFSKISGRAAIGHVHYTVQEDKGIDSVQPLLFRSQTSSMALAEVGNIMNAHKLRGELEDEGSILQTTSDTELLAHMIKRNGKDVTQTSITEALQQFTGAYGYVILQEDKMHVALDPHGIRPLSIGKLGDAIIVASETCAIDLVGGTFEREVLPGELITISDHGMESTRFTLREQRQICAMEYVYLSRPDSDLNHVNVHTSRKKMGIELAKESPVEADVVTGVPDSSISAAIGYAEQSGLPYEMGIIKNRYVGRTFIQPSQSLREQGVKLKLAPVRGIVDGKRIVMIDDSIVRGTTSRRIVRMLKQSGAKEVHVRIASPAIEHPCFYGIDMSTKKELIAANHSKEEICDLIEADSVAFLSTEGLEQAIVKDKTIHQGICNACMTGNYPVGYDQLRHSQKMPK, from the coding sequence AGCAGAAATTACGTATTACGGATTACACGCATTGCAGCATCGTGGACAAGAAGGTGCTGGCATCGTTGTAAGTGATGGAGAAACCTTGAAACTTCATCGGGATTTAGGTTTAGTAAATGATGTATTTAAGCGAACAAGTTTTTCTAAAATTTCAGGTCGCGCGGCTATCGGTCATGTCCACTATACCGTACAGGAAGATAAAGGAATAGATAGTGTTCAGCCATTACTATTCCGCTCTCAAACCAGTAGCATGGCCTTGGCGGAAGTGGGAAATATTATGAATGCGCACAAGCTTCGAGGTGAGCTTGAAGATGAAGGGAGTATTCTACAGACGACGTCAGATACAGAATTGCTTGCACACATGATAAAGCGAAATGGAAAAGACGTCACACAAACATCGATTACCGAAGCACTACAGCAATTCACCGGTGCCTATGGCTATGTAATTCTGCAGGAAGATAAAATGCATGTAGCGCTTGATCCACATGGCATTCGACCTTTATCGATCGGCAAGCTGGGTGATGCGATTATCGTTGCCTCAGAAACATGTGCTATTGATCTTGTTGGGGGAACCTTTGAGCGTGAAGTCCTGCCTGGGGAACTGATTACGATTAGTGATCATGGAATGGAATCTACACGATTTACATTAAGAGAGCAACGCCAAATATGTGCGATGGAATATGTTTATTTATCCAGGCCAGATAGTGATTTGAACCATGTGAACGTGCACACGTCACGTAAGAAAATGGGAATCGAATTGGCGAAGGAATCCCCGGTTGAAGCTGATGTAGTTACGGGTGTACCTGATTCCAGTATTTCTGCGGCAATCGGTTATGCGGAACAGAGTGGGTTACCTTATGAAATGGGGATCATTAAAAATCGCTATGTGGGAAGAACCTTCATTCAGCCTTCTCAATCATTGCGGGAGCAAGGTGTAAAATTGAAACTAGCACCAGTCCGCGGAATCGTAGATGGGAAACGGATCGTCATGATAGATGATTCGATTGTTCGCGGTACAACGAGCAGACGAATTGTCCGAATGTTGAAACAATCCGGCGCCAAAGAGGTGCATGTACGGATTGCTTCTCCGGCAATTGAGCATCCGTGCTTCTACGGTATTGATATGTCAACAAAAAAAGAATTAATCGCAGCGAATCATTCCAAGGAGGAAATATGTGACCTCATTGAAGCAGACAGTGTAGCATTTTTATCTACGGAAGGTCTGGAGCAAGCAATTGTGAAAGACAAAACGATCCATCAAGGAATTTGCAATGCATGTATGACAGGAAATTATCCTGTTGGATACGACCAATTAAGGCATTCTCAAAAAATGCCAAAATGA